One genomic region from Saprospiraceae bacterium encodes:
- a CDS encoding methyltransferase domain-containing protein, whose protein sequence is MTDLQKSIISYYDNTWFDYRVLWLNKRDRAVHFGYYETFTETHSQALKKLNLILAQKVNIMAADHVLDAGCGQGGSTFWVAENIGARVTGITLVPHQVEIARREAESRALTSLVDFSIQDYTQTIFDDASFDVVWACESLCHAGRKKDFYREAYRLLKPGGRLVIAEYIRRGRNLAVEDEAILQTWCSGWSMPDLDTWDEHWSSMQEAGFTDIDPKDVTAHVSPSLNKLFKMSKSLLGLGKFLHFTKIRNDVMHGNQVASVAQFEALSRNLWYYCIYSATKPTVPL, encoded by the coding sequence ATGACTGATCTACAGAAAAGTATCATTTCGTATTACGACAATACCTGGTTTGATTACCGGGTACTATGGCTTAATAAAAGAGATCGGGCGGTACATTTTGGATATTATGAGACCTTTACGGAGACGCATTCTCAAGCACTAAAAAAATTGAATTTGATATTGGCCCAAAAGGTCAATATTATGGCTGCCGACCATGTTTTGGATGCAGGGTGCGGGCAAGGGGGAAGTACCTTTTGGGTCGCTGAAAATATTGGAGCTCGGGTGACGGGTATCACCCTGGTGCCGCATCAGGTGGAGATAGCCCGGCGCGAAGCTGAAAGTAGAGCGCTGACCTCTTTAGTTGACTTTTCTATACAAGATTATACTCAAACTATTTTCGATGACGCAAGCTTTGATGTAGTCTGGGCTTGCGAAAGCTTATGCCACGCAGGACGAAAAAAGGACTTTTACAGGGAAGCATATCGATTGCTAAAGCCCGGAGGGAGATTGGTAATCGCAGAATACATCCGACGGGGCCGTAACTTGGCAGTAGAAGATGAAGCTATTCTGCAGACATGGTGTTCGGGCTGGTCCATGCCAGATCTGGATACCTGGGATGAGCACTGGAGTTCCATGCAGGAGGCAGGATTCACTGACATTGACCCAAAAGATGTCACAGCGCATGTATCGCCTTCTCTAAATAAACTCTTTAAAATGTCCAAAAGCCTCCTTGGTTTGGGTAAGTTTCTTCATTTTACTAAAATCAGGAATGATGTCATGCATGGCAATCAAGTGGCTTCGGTAGCACAATTTGAAGCACTGTCCAGGAATCTTTGGTATTATTGTATTTACTCTGCTACTAAACCGACCGTACCCTTATGA
- the rpsG gene encoding 30S ribosomal protein S7, which produces MRKRKPKARAIQGDPRYSDTLVSRFINNLQWSGKKSGAQSIFYNAMDIVKAKSGEESELEIWRKALDNVMPHVEVRSRRIGGATFQIPSELPPNRKVFFGMKWMIRYARERAGKGMAEKLAAEIIAAQKGEGAAVKKKEDIHKMAEANRAFASFR; this is translated from the coding sequence ATGAGGAAGCGTAAACCAAAAGCAAGAGCCATTCAGGGCGATCCAAGATACAGTGACACTTTAGTCAGCAGATTTATTAACAATCTGCAATGGAGTGGCAAAAAATCAGGAGCTCAAAGCATTTTTTACAATGCCATGGACATCGTAAAAGCTAAGTCTGGCGAAGAAAGTGAGCTGGAAATCTGGCGTAAAGCCCTTGACAATGTGATGCCCCATGTAGAAGTGAGAAGTCGTCGTATTGGCGGAGCCACTTTTCAGATCCCTTCAGAATTACCACCTAACCGTAAAGTATTTTTTGGTATGAAGTGGATGATCCGCTATGCCAGGGAAAGAGCTGGCAAAGGAATGGCTGAAAAACTGGCAGCTGAAATTATAGCCGCTCAAAAAGGTGAAGGGGCTGCCGTAAAAAAGAAAGAAGACATTCATAAAATGGCAGAAGCCAACCGGGCTTTTGCAAGTTTTAGATAA
- a CDS encoding AAA family ATPase: protein MNESGLFIPEGFDPLVTIYKDEGHEVIKAIDLKTNQEVVLKINRPENKDILKISKLSHEYNTLKKLDHDGVIKVYNLYSKLKSVCIVEEYFDGESLKSRLFKKPISLREFFHIALQLTDILAYIHSHGIIHKDINSNNILVSEANKVKLIDFGISTNFMNEEQEILLPDSIEGTLTYVSPEQTGRTSYSITPASDLYSLGIVFYEMLSGKPPFDSADALEVIHFHLSRIPASLKKIIPNIPIGLDLLVSTLLEKIPDDRYQSAAGIRHDLKILESQIESGQLTNSFKTRLQDKAGKFRKTQRLYGRETEIAQLLASYANLAHSRSMLALVAGYSGVGKSAVVKQIQRPVIEKNGLFISGKFDQFKRNIPYFAFIEAFDSLIKNILAESDESIQIWKAKFLDVLGSNAVLINEVLPNLEYIIGSLPPSEKLPPAEQEYRFRLVLLDFIYCFTSSDHPLVIFLDDLQWSDLPSLNLIERILTLRRSVGDILIVGAYRNNEVSEMHPLSLSIQQIKKENVNVVEIDLKPLDEDTTIQIVADSFGMSLDQANELGKHVFIKTQGNPFFINRFLQSLYENKLVYLDLQDRWTWDQDKIERLSYTDNVIDLMSRELIALPLQTTEALKFAAVQGNSFNIATLAAAMQIRQKDVFQALQPALNTGYLLSIDLKYRTFSLFNEGINSDFESESENLGISFKFLHDRVQQSAYALIPINERNDIHLKTARILHSRILPEKLNDALFDIVSHYIQCLDLITNPAERISVAKLFLKAGEKAKDSTSYDVAIKYLIAARDFLPTQSWQSDYNLTFDILSQLSESESLNGNHTGAEELFGQLLKYARTNLEKLKIYYIHAALYLKIGNTQKSLSLGRKAMSLYDIHFPEGKWAIQTKASLEVAKYLLLFSTRYKDKEKLYNLPECNDPEIIAINQFLIDIATSAYQVDQNLMVIVVLRIIRHYLKFGFTDASGWGFSGFSVIAYSGIGLSKRGFALWDITRKLHQRTKSSIIKTKLDYTVNAFYNQWKHPLTDNLGDIVDNVKACLMNGDPNFAGYAISLFFWKKLSGGLRLTDSLESTSEYIEYLKDNKIDAGINFISPSIQLARALTGTTDATGEWDSGDFKEIDFLKNIKEIGNQTNVAFYYNFKLPYYYYFLRHEEGLKWADEGDDLQVFILGHYFLSEWYFYYSLLISSQFHTFDLAQKRKYKKILKRNLKWFHHWIKGCPENFQQQLLILQAEESYMAGRIAEAIKLLEQAIVAATKHGFTQFAALANERIAQHLSGVTKQSNYYLKDAYDLYDQWAAFGKCRHMMIARPDLFNERIINQSGSTRTNFSIAALDYSSLIKASHSISSKIKLDELIQRLMSVLLENAGAQRGVLLIPKEAELYIVAEGQAGPDPIQSNISIPLSDSKSVPQTLINYSWRTQEVRAINNALRDEISQKDDYVIDHQIKSMICIPLSNKGNKVGLIYLENKLLEGVFTANKLEVLNMLSGQIGISIDNALLYENLESKVTERTRDLEKQKLIAESQTQVALEQKQLAESERKKSDILLLNILPDEVARELKTKGESEARQFGNVTVIFTDFVNFTTICESLSPIQLVYELNKCFAAFDQIIDKHELEKIKTIGDAYLAVSGLPRIFEDHALKACHAAIDILNWVKNPDNNCLFDIRIGINSGPVIAGIVGLRKYVYDIWGDTVNTASRLESSSASGKINLSESTYQMVKDQLPCEYRGKIQAKNKGSINMYYVKLA, encoded by the coding sequence ATGAACGAAAGCGGCTTATTTATTCCAGAAGGATTTGATCCCTTGGTCACTATATACAAAGACGAAGGGCATGAAGTGATTAAAGCCATTGACCTAAAAACCAATCAGGAAGTAGTCCTTAAAATAAATAGACCGGAGAACAAGGACATACTCAAAATTTCAAAGCTTAGTCATGAATACAATACACTAAAGAAGCTCGATCATGATGGTGTGATCAAAGTATACAATTTATATTCTAAGCTCAAATCAGTCTGTATAGTTGAAGAATATTTTGATGGCGAATCGCTTAAGTCGAGGTTGTTTAAAAAGCCGATATCACTTCGTGAATTTTTCCATATTGCCCTGCAGCTCACTGATATTTTAGCCTATATTCATTCCCATGGCATCATTCACAAAGACATTAATTCTAACAATATTCTGGTGTCCGAGGCCAATAAAGTCAAACTCATAGATTTTGGTATCAGCACCAATTTTATGAATGAAGAACAAGAGATCCTCCTGCCCGATAGTATCGAAGGTACCCTGACTTATGTCTCTCCGGAACAAACAGGACGCACCAGTTATTCGATTACTCCGGCCAGTGACCTTTATTCATTAGGCATTGTCTTTTATGAAATGCTGAGTGGCAAACCCCCATTTGATTCGGCAGATGCGCTGGAGGTCATCCATTTTCATTTATCCCGGATACCGGCCTCCCTCAAAAAAATTATCCCGAATATTCCAATTGGATTGGATCTTTTAGTTTCTACGTTGCTTGAAAAAATTCCCGATGACAGGTATCAAAGTGCTGCCGGGATCCGCCACGATCTCAAGATCCTCGAAAGCCAGATTGAATCAGGACAGCTTACTAATTCGTTTAAAACAAGATTACAAGATAAAGCAGGCAAATTTCGTAAAACCCAGCGCTTATATGGCAGAGAAACAGAAATAGCTCAATTATTAGCTAGTTATGCCAATTTGGCGCATTCCAGGTCCATGTTGGCTTTGGTTGCAGGATATTCCGGCGTCGGAAAGTCAGCGGTGGTAAAACAGATTCAACGACCGGTAATAGAAAAAAATGGTCTTTTTATTTCAGGCAAATTTGATCAATTCAAAAGAAACATACCCTATTTCGCATTCATTGAAGCCTTTGATAGTCTGATCAAAAACATCCTGGCCGAAAGTGATGAAAGTATCCAGATCTGGAAAGCAAAGTTTTTAGATGTCCTGGGTTCCAATGCAGTGTTGATCAATGAGGTATTGCCCAATCTCGAATATATCATCGGTAGTCTTCCCCCGTCTGAAAAATTACCGCCGGCAGAACAGGAGTATAGGTTTAGATTGGTATTGCTGGATTTTATTTATTGTTTTACTTCCTCAGATCATCCCCTTGTGATTTTTCTGGATGATTTACAGTGGTCTGATCTGCCTTCGTTAAATTTGATAGAGCGGATCCTAACTTTGAGGAGGTCGGTTGGTGACATCTTGATCGTCGGCGCATATCGCAATAATGAAGTGAGCGAAATGCATCCACTGTCCTTGTCCATTCAACAGATCAAAAAAGAAAATGTCAATGTTGTAGAGATTGACCTGAAGCCTTTGGATGAAGACACCACCATCCAGATAGTCGCTGATTCTTTTGGTATGAGTCTCGATCAGGCAAATGAGCTCGGCAAACATGTTTTTATTAAGACACAGGGCAATCCATTTTTTATCAATCGTTTTTTGCAGTCATTGTATGAAAACAAATTGGTCTACCTTGATCTTCAGGATCGTTGGACCTGGGATCAGGATAAAATAGAGCGTCTTTCGTACACAGACAATGTCATAGATCTGATGTCGAGAGAATTGATCGCTTTGCCTCTTCAAACGACGGAGGCTCTAAAATTTGCAGCTGTCCAGGGCAATTCATTTAACATCGCCACCCTCGCAGCGGCCATGCAGATCAGGCAAAAAGATGTATTCCAGGCTTTACAACCAGCTTTGAATACCGGCTATCTGCTTTCTATAGATCTTAAGTATCGTACATTTTCGCTTTTCAATGAGGGAATAAATAGTGATTTTGAGTCCGAATCAGAAAATCTGGGTATAAGTTTTAAATTTCTTCACGATAGGGTACAGCAATCTGCATATGCTCTGATACCGATCAACGAACGTAACGATATCCATCTGAAGACAGCCAGAATATTGCATTCCAGAATATTACCTGAAAAATTAAACGATGCCTTATTTGATATAGTCAGTCACTACATCCAGTGTCTCGATCTTATTACCAACCCAGCTGAAAGAATATCCGTTGCAAAGCTTTTCCTAAAAGCAGGTGAAAAAGCCAAGGATTCTACTTCTTATGATGTTGCCATCAAATACCTGATTGCAGCCAGAGATTTTTTGCCCACCCAATCCTGGCAGTCTGATTACAACCTCACTTTTGATATACTCTCACAGTTAAGTGAAAGCGAATCCCTGAATGGCAATCACACAGGTGCCGAAGAACTTTTCGGACAGCTCTTGAAATACGCCAGAACAAACCTAGAAAAGCTCAAAATATATTATATCCATGCAGCGCTGTATTTAAAAATAGGCAACACTCAAAAATCGCTTTCCCTCGGAAGAAAAGCGATGAGTCTGTATGATATTCACTTTCCTGAAGGTAAATGGGCTATTCAGACCAAAGCATCTTTGGAAGTAGCCAAATATCTATTATTGTTCTCCACCAGGTATAAGGATAAAGAAAAATTATACAACCTTCCGGAATGTAATGACCCTGAAATCATCGCTATCAACCAATTTTTGATAGATATAGCCACCAGTGCCTACCAGGTCGATCAAAATTTGATGGTCATAGTAGTATTGAGGATTATCAGGCATTATTTAAAGTTTGGGTTTACAGATGCCTCAGGCTGGGGTTTTTCCGGCTTTTCGGTGATTGCCTATTCAGGAATCGGGCTCTCCAAAAGAGGGTTTGCCCTTTGGGATATTACCCGAAAACTGCACCAGCGCACAAAGAGTTCTATAATTAAAACGAAACTGGATTATACAGTCAATGCGTTTTATAACCAATGGAAACATCCTTTGACAGACAATTTGGGTGACATCGTTGACAATGTCAAAGCTTGTCTGATGAATGGCGATCCCAATTTTGCAGGCTATGCCATTTCATTGTTTTTTTGGAAAAAATTAAGTGGTGGCCTTAGGCTCACAGATTCTTTAGAGAGCACATCCGAATACATCGAATATCTTAAAGACAATAAAATCGATGCCGGTATCAATTTTATTAGCCCTTCCATTCAATTAGCCAGGGCTTTGACTGGGACGACTGATGCTACTGGCGAATGGGACAGTGGTGATTTTAAAGAGATTGATTTTTTGAAAAATATAAAGGAGATTGGCAATCAAACTAATGTTGCTTTTTATTACAATTTTAAGCTCCCTTATTATTATTATTTCCTCAGGCACGAAGAGGGACTAAAATGGGCTGATGAAGGTGATGATTTACAGGTATTTATTTTGGGCCATTATTTCCTTTCAGAATGGTACTTCTACTATAGCCTGTTGATATCGTCGCAGTTTCACACATTTGACCTTGCCCAAAAACGGAAGTACAAAAAAATATTAAAAAGAAATCTAAAGTGGTTCCATCATTGGATTAAAGGCTGTCCTGAAAATTTTCAACAACAATTATTAATCCTTCAAGCTGAAGAGAGCTATATGGCCGGTCGCATTGCAGAAGCCATTAAGTTATTGGAGCAGGCGATTGTAGCAGCGACCAAACATGGCTTTACCCAATTTGCAGCCCTCGCCAATGAAAGAATTGCCCAACATTTATCTGGGGTCACTAAACAAAGCAATTATTATCTGAAAGATGCTTATGACTTGTACGATCAATGGGCTGCCTTTGGCAAATGCAGACATATGATGATCGCACGACCCGATCTCTTCAACGAGAGGATCATCAATCAGTCAGGTTCTACCAGAACTAACTTCTCCATAGCTGCCCTGGATTATAGTTCTTTAATCAAAGCTTCACATAGCATTTCCAGCAAAATCAAACTGGATGAGCTGATTCAAAGACTCATGAGTGTACTTTTGGAAAATGCCGGAGCTCAAAGAGGTGTTCTCCTCATACCTAAAGAGGCAGAATTGTATATAGTCGCAGAGGGTCAGGCTGGTCCGGATCCAATCCAAAGCAATATCTCTATCCCGCTTTCAGACAGCAAATCAGTGCCGCAAACTTTGATAAATTATTCCTGGCGGACCCAGGAAGTCAGAGCGATCAACAATGCCCTTCGGGATGAAATCAGCCAGAAAGACGATTATGTGATTGACCATCAAATTAAATCCATGATTTGTATCCCACTTTCCAATAAGGGCAATAAAGTTGGACTTATTTACTTGGAAAACAAGCTTTTAGAAGGCGTTTTTACAGCCAATAAACTTGAGGTGCTCAATATGCTTTCGGGGCAGATTGGTATTTCCATTGACAATGCTTTGTTATACGAAAACCTGGAATCCAAGGTAACCGAACGCACAAGAGATCTTGAAAAACAAAAACTTATCGCCGAATCTCAAACCCAGGTTGCTCTTGAACAAAAACAACTGGCCGAAAGTGAGCGTAAAAAATCAGACATTCTGTTACTCAACATCTTACCAGACGAAGTAGCGAGAGAATTGAAGACAAAAGGTGAAAGTGAAGCTAGACAATTTGGCAATGTCACTGTGATCTTTACTGATTTTGTCAATTTTACTACCATCTGCGAAAGTTTATCTCCTATCCAGCTGGTCTATGAACTCAATAAGTGTTTTGCTGCTTTCGATCAGATCATCGATAAACATGAATTGGAAAAGATCAAAACTATTGGAGACGCCTACCTGGCAGTAAGCGGCCTGCCCAGAATCTTCGAAGACCACGCTCTCAAAGCATGTCATGCAGCTATTGACATATTAAATTGGGTCAAAAACCCTGATAACAATTGTTTGTTTGATATCCGTATCGGCATCAACAGTGGTCCTGTCATTGCTGGTATAGTTGGTTTGAGGAAATATGTCTATGATATCTGGGGGGACACAGTCAATACCGCTTCACGGCTGGAATCCTCTTCCGCATCCGGCAAAATCAATTTGTCAGAGTCTACTTATCAAATGGTCAAAGACCAATTACCATGTGAATACCGCGGTAAAATTCAAGCTAAAAACAAGGGTAGTATAAATATGTACTACGTTAAACTGGCCTAG
- a CDS encoding 30S ribosomal protein S12 yields the protein MPTINQLVRLGRKVVKAKSKSRALDGCPQKRGVCTRVYTTTPKKPNSALRKVAKVRMTNGIEVIAYIPGEGHNLQEHSMVLVRGGRIKDLPGVRYTIVRGAIDTAGVNNRKKSRSKYGTKRPKK from the coding sequence ATGCCAACCATTAATCAACTGGTACGTTTAGGTAGAAAAGTAGTGAAGGCTAAGAGCAAATCACGTGCTCTGGATGGATGCCCACAAAAAAGAGGCGTATGCACCCGTGTATATACCACTACCCCTAAGAAGCCTAACTCAGCCCTCCGTAAAGTAGCCAAGGTTCGTATGACCAATGGTATTGAGGTCATTGCTTATATCCCGGGAGAAGGCCATAACCTGCAGGAGCATTCAATGGTATTAGTACGCGGGGGTAGGATCAAAGATCTTCCCGGAGTACGTTATACTATCGTTCGCGGTGCTATAGATACTGCTGGTGTTAATAATAGAAAGAAATCAAGATCAAAATACGGTACTAAAAGACCAAAGAAATAA
- a CDS encoding GNAT family N-acetyltransferase, producing MNSLTKIRKAVFEDLGAILDLVRALARYEQAENAVTATLQDYEKNFLEGVFEALVAEDKDQRIIGTTIYYLTWSTWKGRMLYLEDFVVADSDRGQGVGKLLFDSLLQEAISMDCRLLKWQVLDWNIPAINFYNKYDAIIEKQWWNGKLILDQPN from the coding sequence ATGAATTCGTTAACAAAGATAAGAAAAGCAGTATTCGAAGACCTGGGGGCCATACTGGACCTGGTCAGAGCGTTGGCCAGATATGAACAGGCAGAAAACGCGGTGACCGCTACGCTCCAAGATTATGAAAAAAACTTCCTGGAGGGAGTTTTTGAGGCCTTGGTAGCGGAGGATAAAGACCAAAGAATCATCGGTACTACTATATATTATCTAACGTGGAGCACGTGGAAAGGCAGGATGCTCTATCTGGAAGACTTTGTAGTGGCTGATTCAGATCGAGGTCAAGGAGTGGGCAAACTATTATTTGACAGTTTGCTCCAGGAAGCGATCTCCATGGACTGCAGGCTACTCAAGTGGCAGGTGCTGGACTGGAATATCCCTGCTATTAACTTTTATAACAAATATGATGCGATTATAGAAAAACAATGGTGGAATGGAAAATTGATCCTGGATCAGCCAAATTAA
- a CDS encoding DUF2236 domain-containing protein: MENEINANSWNDSDLNEFRQIMDPDADAAVQSLYKSVRFKTDRDELRAMAANDAFVPADLPDDLRLFVEKELSTTFTADDISKFEMTREIWKENGVQFIFILFFRALPYTYMAEKPANVLRLTKLLEDQPTRRVFETAQFVFDIMDKDWWDPEHRGILTALKVRIMHAAMRYNLLTNPEGEPWNKEAWGMPISQEDLIATNQCFSLEFFKGLDMLGQPLNAEQQEAWFHTWKAIGKIMGIEDRLLANSVPEAWDLQLAIYKHLFLDIDHASGIALAKALVECISTFLISTKFTLMLMKKMIKDDNYPDLFFEVLGPSFGAQYPSLFKKSRGDEAEDGETEEQLNGEFHEELMKYNESVKNYRTDQKLTDPTTSRGDGDKNLVDFQLDVFDEVLQDLDPNNPNSRGIKEEIIKKAMSSIGGVVVGILAKYFREGKQSGFRIPVDLKEHWAL, encoded by the coding sequence ATGGAAAACGAAATAAATGCAAACTCCTGGAATGACTCAGACTTAAATGAATTCCGACAAATCATGGACCCTGATGCCGATGCAGCAGTCCAATCCTTATATAAATCCGTTCGATTCAAAACGGACCGGGATGAATTGAGAGCCATGGCAGCTAATGATGCTTTTGTGCCGGCCGATCTGCCGGATGATTTGCGACTATTTGTAGAAAAAGAATTGTCTACCACGTTCACAGCTGACGACATCTCCAAATTTGAAATGACCCGCGAAATCTGGAAAGAAAATGGAGTCCAGTTCATCTTCATATTGTTCTTCAGAGCACTCCCGTACACTTATATGGCGGAGAAACCGGCCAATGTCCTGCGACTGACCAAACTCCTGGAAGATCAGCCTACCAGACGAGTATTCGAGACAGCCCAGTTCGTGTTTGATATCATGGACAAAGACTGGTGGGATCCAGAGCATCGCGGTATCCTCACCGCGCTCAAAGTACGCATCATGCATGCTGCTATGCGCTACAACCTATTGACCAACCCCGAAGGAGAGCCCTGGAACAAAGAAGCCTGGGGTATGCCCATCAGCCAGGAAGACCTCATCGCTACCAATCAGTGTTTTTCCCTTGAGTTTTTTAAAGGCTTGGACATGCTGGGCCAGCCCCTCAATGCAGAACAACAGGAAGCCTGGTTTCATACCTGGAAGGCTATCGGTAAGATCATGGGGATTGAAGATCGATTATTGGCCAATAGTGTGCCGGAAGCCTGGGATTTGCAGCTGGCCATTTACAAACACCTTTTTTTGGATATAGATCATGCATCCGGTATCGCCCTCGCGAAAGCGTTGGTAGAGTGCATTTCTACCTTTCTGATCAGTACCAAGTTTACACTCATGCTGATGAAAAAGATGATCAAAGATGATAATTATCCTGATTTGTTCTTTGAAGTGTTGGGCCCCTCCTTTGGAGCACAATATCCTTCCTTGTTTAAAAAATCAAGAGGGGATGAGGCAGAAGACGGTGAAACTGAAGAGCAATTAAACGGTGAATTCCATGAAGAGCTCATGAAATACAACGAATCTGTCAAAAACTATCGGACAGATCAAAAACTGACCGATCCTACCACTTCAAGAGGGGATGGAGATAAAAATTTAGTCGATTTTCAGCTCGATGTATTTGATGAGGTTTTGCAGGACCTCGATCCAAACAATCCCAATTCCAGGGGCATAAAAGAGGAGATTATCAAAAAAGCAATGAGCTCCATCGGTGGCGTGGTCGTCGGTATTTTAGCCAAATATTTTAGGGAAGGAAAACAATCTGGTTTTCGCATCCCAGTCGACCTAAAAGAACATTGGGCACTATAA